In Microbacterium binotii, one DNA window encodes the following:
- a CDS encoding glycine--tRNA ligase produces the protein MAEQSRLDKVIALARHRGFVFQAGEIYGGSRSAWDYGPLGTELKENIRREWWQTFVRGRGDMVGLDSSIILPKRVWEASGHVATFTDPLVECLHCHKRFRADNLIEDFEARKGRPAENGLADIPCPNCGTKGQYTEPKAFSGLVKTYLGVVDDESGLYFLRPETAQGIFINFSNVLTASRKKPPFGVGQVGKAFRNEITPGNFIFRTREFEQMEIEYFTPPAEANEWFEHWVEACWNWFIDLGIDADNMRRLDVPEEDRAHYSAGTIDVEYRFGFQGKEWGELMGVANRTDYDLSSHAEASGTKLAYFDQSSNTTYTPYVIEPSFGLTRAMMAFLVDAYREEEVPNAKGGVDTRTVLKLDPRLAPVKVAVLPLSRNENLSPLARRVADELRGRWNVDFDDAGAIGRRYRRQDEIGTPFCVTVDFDSLEDDAVTVRDRDTMTQERVPLDTLHGYLAKRLRGA, from the coding sequence GTGGGACTACGGCCCCCTCGGTACGGAACTCAAGGAGAACATCCGCCGCGAGTGGTGGCAGACCTTCGTCCGAGGCCGCGGCGACATGGTGGGTCTCGACTCGTCGATTATCCTGCCCAAGCGCGTGTGGGAGGCATCCGGCCACGTCGCCACCTTCACCGATCCGCTGGTGGAGTGCCTGCACTGTCACAAGCGGTTCCGCGCCGACAACCTCATCGAGGACTTCGAAGCGCGTAAGGGGCGCCCGGCGGAGAACGGGTTGGCCGACATCCCGTGCCCGAACTGCGGCACCAAGGGGCAGTACACCGAGCCGAAGGCCTTCTCCGGCCTCGTGAAGACCTACCTCGGCGTCGTCGACGACGAGTCGGGGCTGTATTTCCTTCGCCCCGAGACCGCGCAGGGCATCTTCATCAACTTCTCGAACGTGCTCACCGCGAGCCGCAAGAAGCCGCCGTTCGGCGTCGGCCAGGTCGGCAAGGCGTTCCGCAACGAGATCACGCCCGGAAACTTCATCTTCCGCACGCGCGAGTTCGAGCAGATGGAGATCGAGTACTTCACGCCGCCGGCCGAGGCGAACGAGTGGTTCGAGCACTGGGTGGAGGCCTGCTGGAACTGGTTCATCGATCTCGGCATCGACGCCGACAACATGCGTCGCCTCGACGTTCCCGAGGAAGACCGCGCGCACTACTCCGCCGGCACGATCGACGTCGAGTACCGCTTCGGGTTCCAGGGCAAGGAGTGGGGCGAGCTCATGGGCGTCGCCAACCGCACCGACTACGACCTGTCGAGCCACGCCGAGGCGTCGGGCACGAAGCTCGCGTACTTCGACCAGTCTTCGAACACGACCTACACGCCGTACGTCATCGAGCCCTCGTTCGGTCTCACGCGCGCGATGATGGCCTTCCTCGTCGATGCCTACCGCGAGGAAGAGGTGCCGAACGCGAAGGGCGGCGTCGACACCCGCACGGTGCTCAAGCTCGACCCGCGCCTCGCCCCCGTCAAGGTCGCGGTGCTGCCGCTGAGCCGCAACGAGAACCTCTCGCCGCTCGCACGACGTGTGGCGGATGAGCTGCGCGGACGCTGGAACGTCGACTTCGACGACGCCGGTGCCATCGGCCGCCGCTACCGCCGCCAGGACGAGATCGGTACACCGTTCTGTGTCACGGTCGATTTCGACTCGCTCGAAGACGACGCCGTCACGGTCCGCGATCGCGACACCATGACGCAGGAGCGCGTGCCGCTCGACACGCTGCACGGCTATCTGGCGAAGCGCCTGCGCGGCGCTTGA